One stretch of Octopus sinensis unplaced genomic scaffold, ASM634580v1 Contig20289, whole genome shotgun sequence DNA includes these proteins:
- the LOC118762071 gene encoding zinc finger and SCAN domain-containing protein 22-like — protein MEEKPYRCDTCGKSFSRSTYLTKHICSDAGEKPHHCDICGKSFSRSGHVINHKRTHTGEKPYHCDICGKSFTDSSYLTQHNRIHTGEKPYHCDICGKSFSQTHNLTESQTP, from the coding sequence ATGGAGGAGAAGCCCTATCGTTGTGATacatgtggtaaatctttctctcgtagTACTTACTTAACTAAGCATATCTGTTCAGATGCGGGAGAGAAGCCAcaccattgtgatatttgtggtaaatcattctctcggagTGGTCATGTTATTaatcacaaacgtacacatacaggagaaaagccatatcattgtgatatctgtggtaaatcattcactgataGTAGTTACTTAACTCAGCACAACcgcattcatacgggagagaagccctatcattgtgatatctgtggtaaatcattctctcaaa